One stretch of Jiangella gansuensis DSM 44835 DNA includes these proteins:
- a CDS encoding ABC-F family ATP-binding cassette domain-containing protein — protein sequence MITAHQLEVRAGAQILLSDASFRIAPGDKIGLVGRNGAGKTTLTRILAEEGQPASGTVTRAGSVGYLPQDPRAGDPDVLARDRILGARGLDVAVAGMRRAEKQMASSDPAEHERGMRRYERLEAEFLAMGGYAAESEAATIAASLGLPDRVLTQPLRTLSGGQRRRVELARILFSDAETLLLDEPTNHLDADSVVWLRDFLRAFKGGLVVISHDVALLDQTVNRVFHLDATRGVIDVYNIGWKAYLEQRETDERRRHRERTNAEKKAAALKAQADRMRYKATKATAAQNMDRRADRLLAGLEEQRRADKVAKLRFPDPAPCGKTPLTATGLSKSYGSLEVFTDVDLAIDRGSRVVILGLNGAGKTTLLRLLGGVERPDTGTVEPGHGLRLGYYAQEHETLDTSRTVLENLRTAAPDLPAVEARRVLGSFLFSGDDVDKPAGVLSGGEKTRLALASLVVSSANVLLLDEPTNNLDPASRAEVLTALRSFTGAIVLVTHDEGAVDALGPERVVLLPDGVEDLWNPDYAELVSLA from the coding sequence ATGATCACCGCACATCAACTGGAAGTGCGCGCCGGCGCCCAGATCCTGCTCAGCGACGCCAGCTTCCGCATCGCTCCCGGCGACAAGATCGGCCTCGTCGGCCGCAACGGCGCCGGCAAGACGACCCTGACCCGCATCCTGGCCGAGGAGGGCCAGCCGGCCTCGGGCACCGTCACCCGGGCCGGCTCGGTCGGCTACCTGCCGCAGGACCCGCGGGCCGGCGACCCCGACGTGCTGGCGCGCGACCGCATCCTGGGCGCGCGCGGCCTGGATGTCGCCGTCGCCGGGATGCGCCGCGCCGAGAAGCAGATGGCCTCCAGCGACCCCGCCGAGCACGAGCGGGGCATGCGCCGCTACGAGCGCCTCGAGGCGGAGTTCCTGGCCATGGGCGGCTACGCGGCCGAGAGCGAGGCGGCCACCATCGCCGCCAGTCTCGGCCTGCCTGACCGGGTGCTCACGCAGCCGCTGCGCACGCTGTCCGGCGGGCAGCGCCGCCGGGTCGAGCTGGCCCGCATCCTGTTCTCCGACGCCGAGACGCTGCTGCTGGACGAGCCGACGAACCACCTGGACGCCGACTCCGTCGTGTGGTTGCGCGACTTCCTGCGCGCCTTCAAGGGCGGTCTGGTGGTCATCAGCCACGACGTCGCCCTGCTCGACCAGACGGTCAACCGCGTCTTCCACCTCGATGCGACGCGTGGCGTCATCGACGTCTACAACATCGGCTGGAAGGCCTACCTGGAGCAGCGCGAGACCGACGAGCGGCGGCGGCATCGTGAGCGCACCAACGCCGAGAAGAAGGCGGCCGCTCTCAAGGCACAGGCCGACCGGATGCGCTACAAGGCCACGAAGGCGACCGCCGCGCAGAACATGGACCGCCGGGCGGACCGCCTGCTCGCCGGGCTGGAGGAGCAGCGGCGCGCGGACAAGGTGGCCAAGCTGCGCTTCCCCGACCCCGCGCCGTGCGGCAAGACCCCCTTGACGGCCACCGGGCTGTCGAAGTCGTACGGGTCGCTGGAGGTCTTCACCGACGTCGACCTCGCCATCGACCGCGGCAGCCGGGTCGTCATCCTGGGCCTCAACGGTGCCGGTAAGACGACGCTGCTGCGGCTGCTGGGCGGCGTGGAGCGGCCTGACACCGGGACGGTGGAGCCGGGCCACGGGTTGCGGCTGGGCTACTACGCGCAGGAGCACGAGACGCTCGACACGTCCCGGACGGTGCTGGAGAACCTCCGCACGGCCGCGCCGGACCTGCCGGCGGTCGAGGCGCGCCGGGTCCTCGGCTCGTTCCTGTTCTCCGGCGACGACGTGGACAAGCCGGCCGGCGTGCTGTCCGGCGGCGAGAAGACCCGGCTCGCGTTGGCGTCCCTGGTGGTGTCCAGCGCCAACGTGCTGCTGCTGGACGAGCCCACCAACAACCTCGACCCGGCGTCACGTGCGGAGGTCCTGACCGCGTTGCGGTCGTTCACCGGCGCTATCGTCCTCGTCACTCACGACGAGGGCGCGGTCGACGCGCTGGGGCCCGAGCGCGTCGTCCTGCTTCCGGACGGAGTGGAAGATCTGTGGAACCCGGACTACGCAGAGCTCGTCTCACTGGCGTAG
- a CDS encoding dodecin, with the protein MNRTYRVTEIVGTSTEGVDAAVRNGIERAAQTLRHLDWFEVTEIRGQIVDGEVEHFQVGMKVGFRLEDA; encoded by the coding sequence ATGAACCGCACCTACCGGGTGACCGAGATCGTGGGGACGTCCACCGAAGGCGTCGATGCCGCGGTGCGCAACGGCATCGAGCGGGCCGCCCAGACCCTGCGGCACCTCGACTGGTTCGAGGTCACCGAGATCCGCGGGCAGATCGTGGACGGCGAGGTCGAGCACTTCCAGGTCGGCATGAAGGTCGGTTTCCGCCTCGAAGACGCCTGA
- the moaA gene encoding GTP 3',8-cyclase MoaA yields the protein MLVDRYGRVATDLRVSLTDRCNLRCTYCMPEEGLAWLPRQDILTDDEVVRLVRVAVERLGVREVRFTGGEPLLRRGLVDIVAACAQLSPRPELSLTTNAVGLVRVADALVAAGLDRVNGSLDTIRADRFEALTHRRRLDDVLAGLAAARDAGLEPVKINAVLMRGINDDEAPELLAWALEHDYELRFIEQMPLDAQHGWDRSTMVTADDILASLRSVFSLTPMQDETRGSAPAETWLVNGGPQRVGVIASVTRPFCGACDRTRLTAEGEVRNCLFAREESDLRGPMRAGADDAELARRWKIAMAGKAAGHGIDDPGFLQPSRPMSAIGG from the coding sequence GTGCTGGTAGACCGCTACGGCCGCGTGGCCACCGACCTCCGTGTCTCGTTGACCGACCGGTGCAACCTGCGCTGCACGTACTGCATGCCGGAGGAGGGCCTGGCCTGGCTGCCGCGTCAGGACATCCTCACCGACGACGAGGTGGTCCGGCTGGTCCGCGTCGCCGTCGAGCGGCTGGGCGTGCGGGAGGTGCGTTTCACCGGCGGTGAGCCGCTGCTGCGCCGCGGGCTGGTCGACATCGTCGCCGCCTGCGCGCAGCTGTCGCCCCGCCCGGAGCTGTCGCTCACCACCAACGCCGTCGGGCTGGTCCGGGTGGCCGACGCGCTCGTCGCGGCCGGGCTCGACCGCGTCAACGGCTCCCTCGACACCATCCGCGCCGACCGGTTCGAGGCGCTGACCCACCGCCGCCGCCTCGACGACGTCCTGGCCGGGCTGGCCGCCGCCCGCGACGCCGGGCTCGAGCCGGTCAAGATCAACGCGGTGCTGATGCGTGGCATCAACGACGACGAGGCACCGGAACTCCTGGCCTGGGCGCTGGAGCACGACTACGAGCTGCGGTTCATCGAGCAGATGCCGCTGGACGCACAGCACGGATGGGACCGCTCCACCATGGTCACCGCCGACGACATCCTCGCCTCGCTGCGGTCGGTGTTCTCACTGACGCCGATGCAGGACGAGACCCGCGGCAGCGCCCCGGCCGAGACCTGGCTGGTCAACGGCGGGCCGCAGCGGGTGGGCGTCATCGCATCGGTCACCCGGCCGTTCTGCGGCGCGTGTGACCGCACCCGCCTCACCGCCGAGGGCGAGGTACGCAACTGCCTGTTCGCCCGCGAGGAGTCCGACCTGCGCGGACCGATGCGAGCCGGCGCCGACGACGCCGAGCTGGCGCGACGCTGGAAGATCGCCATGGCCGGAAAGGCGGCTGGTCACGGCATCGACGACCCCGGATTCCTGCAGCCGTCGCGGCCGATGTCGGCGATCGGCGGCTGA
- a CDS encoding SDR family oxidoreductase produces MDLGLKDRVYIVTGGTRGLGRAAAEALVADGARLVVASRSQEAVDAAARDLAAGGTGSVVGVAADNADPDTPERLVATAFDTFGRLDGALVSVGGPPGGGVSDITDDQWRSAFESVFLGAVRLARVVAARLAADGRGGALAFVLSSSVRAPISGLATSNGLRPGLAMVVKQLADELGPQGIRAVGLLPGSVETERLRELAQNAGRDPEEVKAEGSRTIPLRRYGRPEEFGRVAAFVLSPAASYVTGSMIPVDGGSIRSL; encoded by the coding sequence ATGGATCTCGGGTTGAAGGACCGCGTCTACATCGTCACCGGCGGCACCCGCGGGCTCGGGCGGGCGGCGGCCGAGGCCTTGGTAGCCGACGGCGCCCGGCTGGTCGTCGCGTCCCGGTCGCAGGAGGCCGTCGACGCCGCGGCCCGCGATCTCGCGGCGGGCGGGACGGGTTCGGTCGTGGGAGTGGCGGCCGACAACGCCGACCCCGACACCCCGGAGCGGCTGGTCGCCACGGCGTTCGACACGTTCGGCCGGCTGGACGGCGCGCTGGTCAGCGTCGGCGGCCCGCCCGGGGGCGGAGTCAGCGACATCACCGACGACCAGTGGCGCTCGGCGTTCGAGAGCGTCTTCCTCGGTGCGGTCCGGCTGGCGCGCGTCGTCGCGGCGCGGCTCGCCGCGGACGGACGCGGCGGCGCGCTGGCGTTCGTGCTGTCCAGCTCGGTGCGGGCACCCATTTCCGGATTGGCGACGTCCAACGGCCTGCGACCCGGCCTGGCGATGGTCGTCAAGCAACTGGCCGACGAGCTGGGGCCGCAGGGCATCCGGGCGGTCGGGCTGCTGCCGGGAAGCGTCGAGACCGAGCGGCTGCGCGAACTCGCCCAGAACGCCGGCCGCGACCCCGAGGAGGTCAAGGCCGAGGGTTCGCGGACCATCCCGCTACGCCGTTACGGCCGGCCGGAGGAGTTCGGCCGGGTGGCCGCTTTCGTGCTCTCCCCCGCCGCGTCGTACGTCACGGGGTCCATGATCCCGGTGGACGGCGGTTCCATCCGCAGCCTCTGA
- the ypfJ gene encoding KPN_02809 family neutral zinc metallopeptidase: MKFNRRARLDPSQVSDQRGRPVGRTAAAGGGVGVIVLALIALLTGTNPADLLGDGTSPAVQAEPGAEGELEQECQLVADIEENPDCRFVLYVNSAQDFWDDYFAAAGQRYSPAQTTFFTTAVDTGCGRASSQVGPFYCPGDQNVYLDLGFFDDLRTTYGGPSGMFAEAYVLAHEYGHHIQNLTGQMDRVRSRSGPDSDAVRLELQADCYAGMWAHHATTTADESGQPLISDLTDQDIRDALAAANTVGDDYIQERFQGTVTPESWTHGSSEQRQAWFTVGYRSGDVAACDTFAASSL; the protein is encoded by the coding sequence ATGAAGTTCAACCGACGTGCACGCCTGGATCCTTCCCAGGTGTCCGATCAGCGCGGCCGCCCGGTCGGGCGCACCGCCGCCGCCGGTGGCGGCGTCGGCGTCATCGTCCTGGCCCTGATCGCCCTGCTCACCGGCACGAACCCGGCCGACCTGCTGGGCGACGGCACGTCACCGGCCGTCCAGGCCGAACCGGGCGCCGAGGGTGAACTGGAGCAGGAATGCCAGCTGGTGGCCGACATCGAGGAGAACCCCGACTGCCGGTTCGTGCTCTACGTGAACTCCGCGCAGGACTTCTGGGACGACTACTTCGCCGCGGCCGGTCAGCGTTACTCCCCCGCCCAGACCACCTTCTTCACCACCGCCGTCGATACCGGCTGCGGGCGCGCGTCGTCGCAGGTCGGGCCGTTCTACTGTCCCGGCGACCAGAACGTCTACCTCGATCTCGGCTTCTTCGACGACCTCCGCACCACCTACGGCGGCCCCAGCGGCATGTTCGCCGAGGCCTACGTCCTGGCCCACGAGTACGGCCACCACATCCAGAACCTCACCGGCCAGATGGACCGGGTGCGGTCACGCTCCGGCCCCGACTCCGACGCCGTCCGGCTCGAACTGCAGGCCGACTGCTACGCCGGCATGTGGGCACACCACGCCACGACCACCGCCGACGAGTCCGGCCAGCCGCTCATCTCCGACCTGACCGACCAGGACATCCGCGACGCGCTGGCCGCCGCCAACACCGTCGGCGACGACTACATCCAGGAACGTTTCCAGGGCACCGTCACGCCCGAGTCGTGGACCCACGGCTCCAGCGAGCAGCGACAGGCGTGGTTCACTGTCGGATACCGCAGCGGCGACGTGGCCGCCTGCGACACCTTCGCCGCGTCGTCGCTGTAG
- a CDS encoding DUF3099 domain-containing protein, giving the protein MPTVTTAAAGRSGDLASRQRRYLIMMAVRIACLPLAVVTQGWLRWVFILGAVVLPYVAVVIANATRQPRGSSLAPIAPPPRPQLPPAPSGKDRLED; this is encoded by the coding sequence GTGCCCACCGTCACCACGGCCGCGGCCGGCCGCAGCGGCGACCTAGCCAGCCGGCAGCGCCGCTACCTGATCATGATGGCTGTCCGCATCGCCTGCCTGCCGCTCGCGGTGGTGACGCAGGGCTGGTTGCGCTGGGTGTTCATCCTGGGTGCGGTGGTGCTGCCGTACGTCGCCGTCGTCATCGCGAACGCCACCCGGCAGCCGCGTGGTAGCTCGCTCGCCCCGATCGCTCCGCCGCCCCGTCCGCAGCTTCCGCCGGCCCCGTCGGGCAAAGATCGACTCGAAGATTGA
- the fabG gene encoding beta-ketoacyl-ACP reductase, which yields MSRSVLVTGGNRGIGLAIARAFAEAGDDVTITHRSGEPPAGLAGVRCDVTDMESVDAAFTEVEAAQGPVEVLVANAGITRDTLLLRMSESDFTDVVDTNLTGAFRVAKRAAKGMLRARRGRVVFVSSVVGLLGSPGQMNYAASKAGLVGLARSMARELGSRNITANVVAPGFVESDMTAELTDERRKEILDGIPLGRYASADEVARVVRWVASDEAAYVTGAVIPVDGGLGMGH from the coding sequence GTGAGTCGGTCCGTTCTGGTGACCGGTGGGAACCGCGGGATCGGGTTGGCGATCGCCCGGGCGTTCGCCGAGGCCGGTGACGACGTCACCATCACCCACCGCAGCGGCGAGCCGCCGGCGGGACTGGCCGGCGTGCGCTGCGACGTCACGGACATGGAGTCCGTGGACGCCGCCTTCACCGAGGTGGAGGCCGCACAGGGCCCGGTCGAGGTGCTGGTCGCCAACGCCGGCATCACCCGTGACACGCTGCTGCTGAGGATGAGCGAGTCCGACTTCACCGACGTCGTCGACACCAACCTGACCGGCGCGTTCCGGGTCGCCAAGCGGGCGGCAAAGGGCATGTTGCGGGCGCGGCGCGGCCGGGTGGTGTTCGTGTCGAGCGTGGTCGGCCTGCTCGGGTCGCCGGGGCAGATGAACTATGCGGCCAGCAAGGCCGGCCTGGTCGGGCTGGCCCGGTCGATGGCGCGCGAACTGGGTAGCCGCAACATCACGGCGAACGTCGTCGCGCCGGGGTTCGTCGAGTCGGACATGACGGCGGAGCTGACCGACGAGCGGCGCAAGGAGATCCTCGACGGCATCCCGCTGGGCCGCTACGCCAGCGCTGACGAGGTCGCGCGGGTGGTCCGCTGGGTGGCCAGCGACGAAGCCGCGTACGTGACGGGAGCCGTCATTCCGGTGGACGGCGGATTGGGGATGGGACACTGA
- a CDS encoding glycoside hydrolase family 15 protein encodes MTGLIEDHGIIGDLHTAALVDRDGTIDWLCLPRFDSAACFASLLGGARNGFWRIAPTGAGAADRRWYRGDTLILEHVWDTPTGSVKVIDLMPPSSGQHDVVRIVEGLSGRVAMHSELRLRFDYGRAVPWMHRTNGMIVGVVGPDSVALHCDVPTYGRALTTHSDFTVEAGQQVSFVLAWGPSHRPPAEPADPREALDTTEAFWTDWAGKCTYDGPYRDAVLRSLLTLKALTYQPTGGIVAAPTTSLPEDIGGVRNWDYRYCWLRDSAFTLDALIRSGYSEEARAWRDWLIRAIGGSPAELQIMYGLGGERRLTEYELDWLTGYEKSQPVRIGNAAADQLQIDVYGEVIDTLARARMHGLPPERHVWALQEKLMEHLESAWDQPDEGLWEVRGPRRHFVHSKVLSWVAADRTAREIERYGLPGQPDRWKAMRATIMNDVLKHGYDPQRNTFTQSYGHPALDAALLQIPIVGFLPPDDPRVIGTVDAIIEDLCLDSGLVLRYRTEHTVDGLPGDEGAFLACTFWLVEALHLTGRAERARELFEHVLSLRNDLGLLAEEYDPRIGRMVGNFPQALSHIPLVTAAYLLAEMPGHGTGNA; translated from the coding sequence ATGACGGGGCTGATCGAAGACCACGGCATCATCGGAGACCTCCACACCGCCGCGCTCGTCGATCGCGACGGCACCATCGACTGGCTGTGCCTGCCCCGCTTCGACTCCGCGGCCTGTTTCGCCTCGCTGCTGGGCGGCGCCCGCAACGGGTTCTGGCGCATCGCACCCACGGGCGCGGGCGCGGCCGACCGGCGCTGGTACCGCGGCGACACCCTCATCCTGGAGCACGTCTGGGATACCCCCACCGGCAGCGTCAAGGTCATCGACCTGATGCCGCCCAGCTCCGGCCAGCACGACGTCGTTCGCATCGTGGAAGGGCTCTCCGGCCGGGTCGCCATGCACAGCGAGCTGCGGCTGCGGTTCGACTACGGCCGCGCCGTGCCCTGGATGCACCGCACCAACGGCATGATCGTGGGCGTCGTGGGGCCGGACTCCGTCGCCCTGCACTGCGACGTTCCCACCTACGGCCGGGCACTGACCACGCACTCCGACTTCACGGTCGAGGCCGGCCAGCAGGTCAGTTTCGTGCTGGCCTGGGGGCCGTCGCACCGTCCGCCGGCCGAGCCGGCGGACCCGCGCGAGGCGCTGGACACCACCGAGGCGTTCTGGACCGACTGGGCGGGCAAGTGCACCTACGACGGGCCGTACCGCGACGCGGTGCTGCGCTCGCTGCTGACGCTGAAGGCGCTGACGTACCAGCCGACCGGCGGCATCGTCGCCGCGCCCACCACGTCGCTGCCCGAGGACATCGGCGGGGTGCGCAACTGGGACTACCGGTACTGCTGGTTGCGCGACTCCGCGTTCACCCTCGACGCGCTGATCCGCAGCGGCTACAGCGAGGAGGCACGCGCCTGGCGCGACTGGCTGATCCGCGCCATCGGCGGCAGCCCGGCCGAACTGCAGATCATGTACGGCCTCGGCGGCGAACGGCGGCTGACGGAGTACGAGCTGGACTGGCTGACCGGCTACGAGAAGTCGCAACCGGTGCGGATCGGCAACGCCGCGGCCGACCAGCTGCAGATCGACGTCTACGGCGAGGTCATCGACACCCTGGCGCGGGCCCGGATGCATGGCCTGCCCCCTGAACGGCACGTCTGGGCGCTGCAGGAGAAGCTCATGGAGCACCTGGAGAGCGCCTGGGACCAGCCGGACGAGGGCCTGTGGGAGGTGCGCGGCCCGCGGCGGCACTTCGTCCACTCCAAGGTGCTGTCGTGGGTAGCGGCGGACCGGACGGCTCGGGAGATCGAGAGGTACGGGCTGCCCGGGCAGCCGGACCGATGGAAGGCGATGCGCGCCACCATCATGAACGACGTCCTCAAGCACGGCTACGATCCGCAACGCAACACGTTCACGCAGTCGTACGGCCACCCGGCGCTGGACGCCGCGCTGCTGCAGATTCCGATCGTCGGGTTTCTGCCGCCGGACGACCCGCGGGTGATCGGCACCGTCGACGCCATCATCGAGGATCTCTGTCTCGACTCCGGACTGGTGCTGCGCTACCGCACCGAGCACACCGTCGACGGCCTGCCCGGCGACGAAGGCGCCTTCCTCGCGTGCACGTTCTGGCTGGTCGAGGCGCTTCATCTGACGGGGCGGGCGGAACGGGCCCGCGAGCTGTTCGAGCACGTGCTGAGCCTGCGCAACGACCTGGGGCTGCTGGCCGAGGAGTACGACCCCCGCATCGGGCGCATGGTCGGCAACTTCCCCCAGGCGCTGAGCCACATCCCGCTGGTCACGGCGGCGTATCTGCTCGCGGAGATGCCCGGCCACGGAACCGGCAACGCCTGA
- a CDS encoding ABC transporter ATP-binding protein → MGSMGGAWRASRSFSTDRSVAAKRLARGTVKRVAGYGRPYRFQLAVFLATTIAGAASAAAVPLLLKVLIDDGVSAGARSVVVWAALAVAGLAVVDAVLGLIGRWMSARVGEGLIFDLRRQVFDHVQRQPVAFFTRTQTGSLVSRLNSDVIGAQQAFTGTLSQVVSNFVTLVLALGAMILLSWQITLIVLVLVPLFLLPARFIGRKLADITRESMQLNAAMSQTMTERFNVSGALLVKIFGRYRTENESFAEAAGRVRDIGVVQALYARYFFLGLTFLASLATAVVYGVGGWLAIDGTLEVGTLVALAALLTRLYGPLTALSNVQVDIMTALVSFERVFEVLDLRPMVRDAPTARPLPPGDDQLSVEFDEVEFSYPTAEDVSLASLESVARPMVSSPEPVLRGVSFTVEPGQMVALVGPSGAGKSTITHLVSRLYDPTAGVVRVGGRDARGITLESLHDAVGVVTQDAHMFHDTIRYNLAYARPGATDDELMAALEAAQIGPLVASLPDGLDTVVGDRGYRLSGGEKQRMAIARLLLKAPRVVVLDEATAHLDSESEVAVQRALKTALTGRTSIVIAHRLSTIRDADAILVVAGGRIVERGTHDELLAAGGTYAELYRTQFATQDVPTPR, encoded by the coding sequence ATGGGCTCGATGGGCGGGGCGTGGCGAGCGTCGAGGTCGTTCTCGACCGACCGATCGGTCGCCGCCAAGCGGCTGGCACGGGGCACCGTCAAGCGGGTCGCCGGCTACGGACGTCCGTACCGGTTCCAGCTGGCGGTCTTCCTCGCCACGACCATCGCGGGCGCCGCCTCCGCCGCGGCCGTACCGCTGCTGCTGAAGGTACTCATCGACGACGGAGTATCGGCCGGTGCCCGCTCGGTGGTCGTCTGGGCCGCACTGGCGGTCGCCGGGCTGGCGGTCGTCGACGCGGTCCTGGGCCTGATCGGGCGGTGGATGTCCGCGCGGGTCGGCGAGGGGCTCATCTTCGACTTGCGCCGGCAGGTGTTCGACCACGTCCAGCGTCAGCCCGTCGCGTTCTTCACCCGCACCCAGACCGGGTCACTGGTCTCGCGGCTCAACAGCGACGTCATCGGGGCCCAGCAGGCGTTCACCGGCACCCTCTCGCAGGTGGTCAGCAACTTCGTGACCCTGGTGCTGGCGCTGGGGGCGATGATCCTGCTGTCCTGGCAGATCACCCTGATCGTGCTGGTCCTGGTGCCGCTGTTCCTGCTGCCGGCGCGGTTCATCGGCCGCAAGCTGGCCGACATCACCCGCGAGTCGATGCAGCTCAACGCCGCGATGAGCCAGACCATGACCGAGCGCTTCAACGTTTCCGGCGCACTGCTGGTGAAGATCTTCGGCCGCTACCGCACCGAGAACGAGTCGTTCGCCGAGGCCGCCGGCCGGGTCCGCGACATCGGCGTCGTCCAGGCCCTCTACGCCCGCTACTTCTTCCTCGGCCTGACCTTCCTGGCGTCACTCGCGACGGCGGTCGTCTACGGCGTCGGCGGCTGGCTGGCCATCGACGGCACGCTCGAGGTCGGCACGCTGGTGGCGCTGGCAGCGCTGCTGACCCGCCTGTACGGGCCCCTCACGGCGCTGTCGAACGTCCAGGTCGACATCATGACCGCGCTGGTCAGCTTCGAGCGGGTTTTCGAGGTCCTGGACCTGCGGCCGATGGTCCGCGACGCGCCCACCGCCCGGCCGCTGCCGCCAGGTGACGATCAGCTGTCGGTGGAGTTCGACGAGGTCGAGTTCAGCTACCCGACGGCCGAGGACGTGTCGTTGGCGTCCCTGGAGTCGGTGGCCCGGCCCATGGTGTCCTCGCCCGAGCCGGTGCTGCGCGGAGTCTCGTTCACCGTCGAGCCTGGGCAGATGGTGGCGCTGGTGGGGCCGTCGGGCGCCGGCAAGTCCACCATCACGCACCTGGTGTCGCGGCTGTACGACCCGACGGCCGGTGTGGTCCGGGTGGGCGGACGCGACGCTCGCGGCATCACGCTGGAGTCCCTTCACGACGCCGTCGGCGTGGTCACGCAGGACGCCCACATGTTCCACGACACCATCCGGTACAACCTCGCGTATGCCCGGCCCGGTGCCACCGACGACGAGCTGATGGCGGCCCTCGAGGCGGCCCAGATCGGCCCCTTGGTCGCGTCCCTGCCCGACGGCCTCGACACCGTCGTCGGCGACCGCGGCTACCGGCTGTCGGGCGGGGAGAAGCAGCGCATGGCCATCGCCCGGCTGCTGCTCAAGGCGCCGCGGGTGGTGGTGCTGGACGAAGCGACCGCGCACCTGGACTCCGAATCGGAGGTGGCGGTGCAGCGGGCGCTGAAGACGGCGCTGACCGGGCGGACGTCCATTGTCATCGCGCACCGGCTGTCCACCATCCGCGACGCCGACGCCATCCTCGTCGTCGCCGGTGGCCGCATCGTCGAGCGGGGCACCCACGACGAGCTGCTCGCCGCGGGTGGCACGTACGCGGAGCTCTACCGCACCCAGTTCGCGACCCAGGACGTGCCGACGCCTCGGTGA
- a CDS encoding SURF1 family protein, whose protein sequence is MYRFLATRGWLVRTLAGVLLVLVCVRLGIWQLDRNEQRQDRNDIIEANVGGEPVPAAELAPPGEPLDDGDRWRSVVVTGEYDAENELLLRLRPVNGERGVHALTPLVAADGAALLVDRGFVPADGRDDDEIDVPPPPSGQVTVTARVRSTEGGQDVDPSSGAVRYVDVDAIDRWLPYPLYGAWGELIEQEPPADDELRPLAAPETEAGPHLSYAIQWFIFAVVGIGGFVLLVRAEARGRREVSAPSPADPGRDDSHPPSGGETLREPDHSGRQVS, encoded by the coding sequence GTGTACAGGTTCCTGGCCACCCGAGGCTGGCTGGTGCGCACCCTCGCCGGGGTGTTGCTGGTGCTCGTCTGCGTACGGCTCGGGATCTGGCAGCTCGACCGCAACGAGCAGCGCCAGGACCGCAACGACATCATCGAGGCCAACGTCGGCGGCGAGCCGGTGCCGGCGGCAGAGCTCGCCCCGCCGGGTGAGCCGCTCGACGACGGCGACCGCTGGCGTTCCGTCGTGGTCACCGGCGAGTACGACGCCGAGAACGAACTGCTGCTGCGGCTGCGGCCGGTGAACGGTGAGCGCGGCGTCCACGCCCTGACCCCGCTGGTCGCCGCCGACGGCGCGGCGCTGCTGGTCGACCGCGGGTTCGTTCCCGCCGATGGCCGTGACGACGACGAGATCGACGTGCCCCCGCCGCCGTCCGGACAGGTCACCGTCACCGCGCGGGTGCGCTCCACCGAGGGCGGGCAGGACGTCGACCCGTCGTCCGGCGCCGTGCGATACGTCGACGTCGACGCCATCGACCGCTGGCTGCCCTACCCTCTGTACGGGGCGTGGGGCGAGCTGATCGAGCAGGAGCCGCCCGCCGACGACGAGCTGCGCCCGCTGGCGGCGCCGGAGACCGAGGCCGGGCCCCACTTGTCGTATGCCATCCAGTGGTTCATCTTCGCCGTCGTCGGGATCGGCGGCTTCGTGCTGCTGGTCCGGGCCGAGGCCCGCGGCCGCCGGGAGGTGTCCGCGCCGAGCCCGGCCGACCCCGGCCGTGACGATTCCCACCCGCCGTCCGGCGGCGAGACCCTGCGCGAACCGGATCACTCGGGTAGACAGGTGTCATGA
- a CDS encoding helix-turn-helix domain-containing protein, with protein MAEKLVKGARISGGQRDKLASDLKKKYEGGRSIRELATETGRSYGFVHRVLSESGVNLRGRGGATRGKAKKD; from the coding sequence GTGGCCGAGAAGTTGGTAAAAGGCGCGCGGATCAGTGGGGGGCAGCGTGACAAGCTCGCCTCTGACCTGAAGAAGAAGTACGAAGGTGGTCGCAGCATCCGCGAGCTCGCCACCGAAACGGGACGGTCCTACGGGTTCGTCCATCGTGTTCTGTCCGAGTCCGGTGTCAATCTACGAGGACGTGGAGGCGCCACACGAGGCAAGGCGAAGAAGGACTGA